The genomic region GATACAGAATTACAACTAGATGGGAGAAATGGGCTCtggtggaggctgggaagggtaaggGGGAGGGGAGCTTGGGGAGAGGTTGGTAATTGGATATAAAATTACAGCTAATTGGGAGAAATGGGCTCTAACACAACTGCAGTTTAGGTAAATATGGTTACTTGTATATGCTTGCATATTTTCGAAAAGCTAAGAggattctgaaggctcccatcacaaagaaataataaatgttggccaggcacggtgactcgctcctgtaatcccagcactttgggaggccgaggcaggcgggttacctgaggtcaggagtttgagaccagcctagccaaaatggtgaaaccctatttctactaaaaatacaaaaaaaaaaaaaaaaaaaaaaattagccaggcgtggtggcacatgcctgtaatcccagctactcaggaggctgaggcaggagaattccttgagcccgggagccagatgttgcagtgagccaagttcatgccactgcactccagcctgaccaacagagcgagactctgtctcaaaaaaaaaaaaaattgtttagagTGTGCTAATTATCCTGACTTGATTGTTACACACtttatgcatgtatcaaaatattactgtgTGCCATAAATATGTACGATTATTACATGTCAactgaaagtaaagagaaaaaaagtaaaccaaaacAAGACCTGAGTGTCTCAGAGTCCTCTAATCCCATGAGGGATCATCTTTAAAGCTGACCAAAATtaggtctttatttttaattatgcaaaaagagaaaattccttTAATATGTGCCAAAGAGGATAGGGAAAATGATAAGattatattcaaattatttgaaatttgaaaacaaagcaGTAAAGATCCCACTACACAGAAAGGCATGAAAAGGAAAAGGTTCGGGATTGATTCAAATGGAAGAAAGCACAACTCACATCACGGGTAGCAATTTCTATTTGAGAACTCAAGTTTCACcagaaaatcatcttttttttttttttttaattgtggtttttATCCTAACACTTTCTGAAGTACTCAAGGTCCAAGAAGCTTAAGGGTCATTTGTCAAAATAGTAATTATCCAATTTTTTCCTAAGAATTATGAAATTttttcaaaaccagaaaaaaaccaatggaaattaaaaaaaaattacctagaaTTTCCTCAATGGGATGCATGCCCTTATTACCTTTGAGTCTGATGTATACGAATTTAAACCATTTTGTAAAATTGCAAATCCAATCATACTTAATACTTTAGGATTCCAAGCAAAGCTTGAAGCCTACAACATATTACAGGAATTATCTTTCCTGACAACTGATGGAAACATCTCTAAAATAAGCTTTTGAAGTTAGTACATTAAGCCTAATTTAATATAAAGGCAATTTAATCTTACCttcatatgaaagaaaaatacactgtCAGGATGGAGGATTTAGTAAAGTTACAGTGAACTGGAGATATATTACCAATAAAAACCTAACTCCCGGTTATAATCAAATCAAAGCCTCATTAGGTTAGAGGGCGTGGCAGGGTgtgacccagtgggaggtgggaATCTCACCAATGAAAGGCCCTCGTGTGCCCCTTCCCCACAAGACCTGAGCTCCTGGTGGAAGCAGCTGGAGGACAGAGGAGCTTCCAGCAGAAGAGGTGAGTccatgcctgtgtgtgtttttcctcCTTAGATGTCTAGAAATGGGGGTTATGACTTGGGGGAATGAATGAGAGAAATTTGTAAGTAAGGAATTCAACAAGGGCTGTCTGAGCGCTGCCTCAGAGTTAGAAACCAGTCACCCTGGATCCCCAGTCTAGGAGTGGTGGCAGTCAATTTGGTATTCATTTCCAAGGCTGGAGAAggatgtaatttttcttttttcttttttttttttttttggtgagacagggtcttaactctgttgtccaggttggagagACCtgacgtgatctctgctcactgctaatttttgtattatttgtagagacagggtcttcctgtgttgcccagactggtctcaaactcctgggctcaagggatcttcctgcctcggccttgcaaagtgctgggattacagatgtgagctactgcatccagcacctcttttcctttttttttttttttttttttttttgagatggtgtctcactctgttgcccaggccggagtgcaatggcacaatctcggctcactgcaacctctgcctcccaggttcaagcgattctcctgcctcagcctctcaagtatctgggattacaggcgtctgccaccgcgcctggctaattcttttgtgttttcagtagagatggggtttcaccatgttgatcaggctgatctcaaacttttgatggcctcagatgatccacccacctcggccccccaaagtgctgggattacaggcacgcctgGCCTCCCAACCCCTAATTCTTATGTTCATCAATCAGTCTCTCGCTCGGGCTGCCCTAGGAGGAGGTGAAGTGACCCCAGCTCTCTGCTCCTCACATGGGTGCTGCCGTGTCACTGGCTCAGACTCAGCTGCTGGGTCTCCTGGCTCAGGAGAATGAACCCTTCCTCCACCTCAGCTTAGAGCACAGTGATGATTTGTGACTTCCTTCCCAGTAGAACTTCAGATCTCTGAAGACGGGGGTGGGGGGATGTACTTGAGTGTTTGTACTCACGGCCTTGTTCTAGGAGTGACAAAGCTGGAACACAATACCTGTATGCATGAAAAGGTTGTCACTTGTCACAACTGACAGGCTTTCATCTCATGGAAATTTTCTTCCCTTGTGCACTTTTCCCCTGGCAGTGGACATGGCTGCACTCTTCCAAGAAGCGAGCAGCTGTCCCGTCTGCTCAGACTATCTAGAAAAACCAATGTCCCTGGAGTGTGGATGCAGCGTCTGCCTCAAGTGCATCAACTCACTGCAGAAGGAGCCCCGTGGGGAGGACCTACTTTGCTGTTGCTGTTCTGCGGTCTCTCAGAAGAACAAAGTCAGGCCCAATCGGCAGCTAGAGAGGCTGGTTTCCCACATCAAGGAACTGGAGCCCAAGCTGAAGAAGATTCTGCAGATGAACCCAAGGATGAGCAAGTTCCAAGGTAAGGAATCTATATACCCTGCCCCCTTCCCACGACCAGACCAGGAAAAATCATTTGTGCAATTGGCCCCCCATTCCATATGGGGATTAGCTGCTGTCTGGCATCTAAAATTGAGATGCTTCTTCATCATCAGATTCGCAGCCCTGACAACACACAGAATCACCTGGtgatctccaaaacaaaaacaaacaaaaacgcgATGTCTATGTCATGGGTTAGACAAGGGATTCTCTAAACTTAGTGTGCTTAAATTACCTGGAAATCTTGTTAAAAGGCAGATTCTGAACTAGGAGGTCTCAGGATTGTTCCCACTGGCTTAGGGACTTTGCTGAGTAGCAAAAACATAGAGCAactgaatttgaatttctctttAGCAAAGGTAAATTTCTCTGACATTAAAATGGGCCTGGTAATTCTAATGCACAGTGAATATTGGCATCCATTGCACCAAACAACCTCACCCCAGGGTTGGGAAGAGTTTGGAATGGAGCACCTGTGGTTTCTGTGACTGTGGGGAGAGCTGCAGACGCTGGTCTCCTCATCCATGCACCATGGGCTTCAACAGGGGTCCTGGCTACAGAAAATACTATCACTCTCCATAACTCCGGAGAAAAGGGACATTTAAATGAACAGATTATggtcagcctgggcaaagaaTTACACCTATAAATGGTGGTGGGCCTCTATGATGTCCCTGACACTAGTAGCTTCTGCCCTGACACAATCTCTACTCCTCCACCTACCAGTACCTGTCTCTCTGCTGAAATATGGAGGACACATTCACCCTGGCCAAGTCATGTTTGGAACCATCTTCCTCCTTCCTTGCccatgttcattcatttcattccCTAACTCACCATCAAACAGCAATCAATCCCCTCAAGTTTTACTGTAATCTATAAAATCTACATTGGTGATCATATCAGTTTTTTGACTTGAAGGATTATACgttctgtagatttctttttctgaatgttCTGGACAATTAATTTTCTCTAGGCCAGATCTCACCGCCTCCTTCCTCTGTCATCACATTGTCAGCTGCAGAGATGTCCCATCTGCTGTCAGAACTGTGCACAATTAATTTGTTTACAAACATGGAAAACAAAGGCCTGGAATCATGCTTTAGATACTATTTAAATTGAAGCAATAAAACGTGGAAACAAATATCATTTAATATCGACCACTTGCATtgtcttattatttatttgttcctgCATCAAGGTGGTAGAAAGGGGGTCATGGTGTCTGCCTTCAGAGACCCTCCACTCTAAATGAAGAAAAGTCCAATGAAGCAAACATGtgacataaagtaaaataagaattgCTACCGTGAATAAGAGTCGGTATTGCTACAAAGCATACCTGTGAGAATTTGAACTAGTCAAGGAAGTTGCCTCATGAAGTTTTGATTTTGGGGGAGAATTAAAGAAACTAAAGTCAAGAGACATTTGGGCCTTTGAAGTAGAGGAGAAGCATGGGGTGGGCTTCGGTCCATTTGCTGAGcaaccttttttccttttcacagtGGATATGACCTTGGATGCCAACACAGCCAACAACTTCCTCCTCATTTCTGATGACCTCAGGAGCGTCCGAAGTGGGCGCATCAGACAGAATCGGCAAGACTTTGCCGAGAGATTTGACTTGTCCATTTGTGTCCTGGGCTCCTCTCGCTTTACCTGTGGCCGCCACTACTGGGAGGTAGACGTGGGAACAAGCACAGAATGGGACCTGGGAATCTGCAGAGAATCTGTTCACCGCAAAGGGAGGATCCAGCTGACCACAGAGCATGGATTCTGGACTGTGAGTTTGAGGGCTGGAAGCCGCCTCTCTGCCAGCACGGTGCCGCTGACTTTCCTCTTCGTAGATGGCAAGCTACAGCGAGTGGGGATTTTTCTGGATATGGGCATGCAGAACGTTTCCTTTTTTGATGCTGAAGGTGGTTCCCATGTCTATACATTCAGGAGAGTCTCTGCtgaggagccactgcgcccgtttTTGGCTCCTTCAATTCCACCTAATGGTGATCAGGGTGTCTTGAGTATCTGTCCTGTGATGAACCCAGGCACTACTGATGCTCCAGTCCATCCTGGGGAGGCCAAACAAACCCCcactgcaaaaaaacaaaaaacagggtaAGAAAATTACTTGGGTGGGTAGACTTGGAAACTTTCTACTTGGTAAAAGCATTATACAAAGTCATAGGAGAAAAATACGGGACATGTCATGATTGTACTTAATCTAATTTGATTAGATTATAAATTGAGTCCTAAGTATTAATTATTGCCACCATCCAACTCATTGAGTCTTATGTTCACATCTTATTTCCTATAGAAATGTCCTGTATTCTGGGATCAATTTCCAAatgctttacttttttatttctgtaagttcAAATTAATGTATTATAGAAGTTATGAGTTAAATAAACATTGGAATATCACCTAATGGATTAtgtgattttccttcctcagcctcctgagtaactaggattacaggcactcaccatcaaacccagctaattttttgtatttttagtagacagagggtttcaacatgttggccaggctggtctcgaactcttgacctcatgattcacctgcatcggcctcccaaagtgctgggattgcaggcgtgagccaccgcacccagccggatTATGTGATTTTATAAATGATAAGAGTGCAATAGATTTTATTCATAGTaaaagtgtgagtgtgtgtgtatacatgagtggtgcatgtgtgtgtatttgaacaGAGAG from Macaca thibetana thibetana isolate TM-01 chromosome 10, ASM2454274v1, whole genome shotgun sequence harbors:
- the LOC126929865 gene encoding ret finger protein-like 3 codes for the protein MKRLSLVTTDRLSSHGNFLPLCTFPLAVDMAALFQEASSCPVCSDYLEKPMSLECGCSVCLKCINSLQKEPRGEDLLCCCCSAVSQKNKVRPNRQLERLVSHIKELEPKLKKILQMNPRMSKFQVDMTLDANTANNFLLISDDLRSVRSGRIRQNRQDFAERFDLSICVLGSSRFTCGRHYWEVDVGTSTEWDLGICRESVHRKGRIQLTTEHGFWTVSLRAGSRLSASTVPLTFLFVDGKLQRVGIFLDMGMQNVSFFDAEGGSHVYTFRRVSAEEPLRPFLAPSIPPNGDQGVLSICPVMNPGTTDAPVHPGEAKQTPTAKKQKTG